The following are from one region of the Channa argus isolate prfri chromosome 6, Channa argus male v1.0, whole genome shotgun sequence genome:
- the map6b gene encoding microtubule-associated protein 6 homolog isoform X2, with translation MAWPCITRACCINRFWTELDKGDIAVPLVFTKYSDVADVQHLAHHPQPKQKSTGAIAIETQSHPGEQEAEKAPPATGAAACKDGSTASVMRQDFKAWSVRPEPSCKPRNEYQPSPTPFNNETQYQKDYKPWPIPKKHDHPWIPKPSPTAASTTSGGPERSGGAAEAESGLEKSEIEEKMQEKESKEAIKRSAKREKSMERQTEEKAEGEMPADVSAEQRKDRAAADAVNKQIKEVMSTSSSYRTEFKAYKGVKPVKAIKATTQYKPPLEEASLETSYSATFKGEQVKPHPTDNKLLDRRRIRSLYSEPSKEPAKDFSETESSSVHNLL, from the exons ATGGCATGGCCGTGCATTACGCGTGCTTGCTGCATTAACCGCTTTTGGACCGAGCTGGACAAAGGGGACATCGCGGTGCCTTTGGTTTTCACTAAATACTCGGATGTGGCCGACGTACAGCATCTGGCCCATCACCCGCAGCCGAAACAGAAGAGTACCGGTGCCATTGCCATAGAAACCCAGTCCCATCCCGGAGAGCAGGAGGCTGAGAAGGCACCGCCCGCGACGGGTGCCGCAGCGTGCAAAGATGGCTCTACTGCGTCCGTCATGCGCCAAGACTTCAAGGCATGGAGTGTGCGTCCTGAGCCCAGCTGCAAGCCTAGAAACGAGTACCAACCCTCGCCGACTCCGTTCAATAATGAAACTCAGTATCAAAAGGATTACAAGCCCTGGCCTATACCGAAGAAGCACGACCACCCATGGATTCCTAAACCCAGCCCCACCGCAGCCTCCACTACCTCCGGCGGGCCAGAGCGCAGCGGAGGGGCCGCAGAGGCCGAGAGCGGCTTGGAGAAGAGCGAGATCGAGGAGAAAATGCAGGAGAAAGAGTCGAAGGAGGCGATAAAAAGAAGCGCAAAGAGGGAAAAGTCAATGGAGAGACAGACTGAGGAGAAGGCGGAGGGAGAGATGCCTGCAGATGTGAGCGCCGAGCAGAGGAAAGACAGAGCAGCTGCAGACGCTGTCAACAAACAGATTAAGGAGGTGATGTCGACTTCTAGCAGCTACAG GACTGAGTTCAAGGCATATAAGGGTGTAAAACCAGTGAAGGCCATCAAAGCTACAACTCAGTATAAACCCCCTCTGGAGGAAGCAAGTCTGGAAACCAGCTACAGTGCCACGTTCAAGGGGGAGCAGGTGAAACCTCACCCCACTGACAACAAACTTCTGGATCGCAGGAGGATACGCAGCCTGTACAGTGAACCTAGCAAGGAACCTGCCAAG GACTTCTCAGAGACTGAGAGCAGCTCTGTTCATAATCTGCTGTAG